The Salicibibacter halophilus DNA window ACCGTAAGAGATTATATTTCCAGCTCCATAAAAAAGGTGAACGGGAGAAACCGAACACACGCCGTGGCTATCGCCATTCAACAAGGATTTATATAAACTAGTTTTTGGGAAAATTGGAAGAGCATGGGGTGTGCTTTTCCGATTTTTTTATAACGGATCGGATCCCCCCGACATCTGTAGGGTACCTGTCCCCTATTCCCCGCAATGTAACGGTATTGATTGGCAATTCATCACTGTTTATGATAACAATAAAAAGGGAGATGGTGCGACATGAAGGCTTTCAACGATTCGGAGCATTTTTACAGCGTGGTTGGCGAGTTTTTGAAGGTTCCGACTTCCCCGAGATCATACGAAGATTTACGGCGATGGTGGGGAGAAAATCCGGCGTATCATGAAGAAGGGGATGAAATCGACCTCATCAATGGTATCGGGCAAAAGGTTGCCAAGACGAGAATGAGTGCCGAATTTGTGTTTTCAGAACCGGAAGCCCTGATCTGTATGGATGCTGAAAACCCTAGAAAAGGGGAACATTTTAGCGTTTACTTGGGGGATTCACCGATTCCCGCGGCATTAAGTGTGAAAACCACCGGGGATATGGCTCATCAGTTTTGGGCAGGGAATGTAAGTCTAACGGCTGCAATTATGACAGGCAAGATCAAAACAAAGGGTTCTAAACAAAAAGCATTAAAGCTGTTGCCGCGGATCGCGCCGGCATTTGCATTATACCCCCGGTATTTGGAGATCATTGGTGAACAAAGATTGTTACGTATGTTATAGAGGGAAAGTATCGGAGGGAATCGTATTTGACACCGGTTGCTATGAACAATAAAAGAATAAAGAAATGGAAACATGAGCAGGTTGAAATCATCAAAATCTCGGTCCACCCTTATGTTCCGTTAATATCTGTTTACCTTTATTATGTTGACGGTATGCTCATTGATACCGGCCCGAGTAAAAGGCGGCGGGCTTTGGCCCCCGTTTTTCGGTCAAGAGAGATTGAGCAGGTAGCGATTACGCATTACCATGAAGATCATTCAGGCATGGCACCATGGATCGCGCGTAATGTGACAACGAAGATATTCACACATGAAAAAACCATTCCGATCGCCCGGGTAACGGCAAAGGTCCCATGGTATCAGGAACTTTTCACCGGGCGTCGTCTTCCTTTTGAGGCGAAGCCGTACCCGAATGTCATGGAAACACCTAAGTACCACTTTTACCCGATTGAAACCCCCGGCCATACTGCCGACCATGTGTGTTTATTTGAGCCCCGGCATGGCTGGCTGTTTACCGGCGATTTATATATTACCCCGTATCCAAAGGTTTTTTTGCAGGATGAATCGATGTCCGCATATATTGAAACGTTGCACAAACTGAACCGTCTGGATTATCAGACTCTGTTTTGTGCTCATGAAGGCGTCGTTCAAAACGGGAAGGAAATGATGAATCGCAAGCTTGAATATTTGGAGAGGACTCGAAACGAGGTCTTGCGAATGCACCGAATGGGGTGGAAAGATCAAACGATCAAGAAAAAACTTTTTCCTCATAAAGTGAAACTGGAACAACGCTCGTTCGGCACATTTTCGAGGATGAATATGATCCGCGCTTGTATTCGGGAGCAATAACTTCCGATTTCCCTCCTACGACAACTACCCCCTATATTTCACGTATGATCACGCGCTGAAAAAAATCAATACCCGACATTTATGGGAATAGGCAACGCGTGATCAATCGCCTACAATTGATATAAATCGCTTACATTTTATGAATTCCGAATACTGTGATTAAAAAGTACGGATACGTATCAGTATTGCAGGAGTGAACACCGATGATTTCTCTATTGTACCATCATCAGCCATATGAAGATCCGCAAAATAAGATTCTCGCTGCTGCATTGCATTTATACACCGGAAAAGGGTTTAGGGAAACGTCGGTGTTGGAAGTTGTTGAGCGGGCGCGAGTGTCGAAGACGACCTTTTATCATTTTTTCAATAGTAAAGAAGATTTGCTCATTCAATTGTTTCAATCTTTACTCGAAGAAGTCTTGAAAGAGGTGAAACAAACGGCAGCACTAGAGACACATATTGCTCATAAGTCATTTGCCGGTATTCGCCGCTATCTGCAAATCTGCAATGATCATCGTCCTGTTGCTCGCCTTTTACTCGTGTCTTCTTCCGGATTGAGCCCGGAGGTTGAAGAGGTGCGTCACAAAGCTCACGTCGAATTCGCAACATTTATCTATGAAAGTGTGCGCGCCGAACCTAATCAAATGAAAAGGCTTTCTGACGATCAAATCCATACCGCTGCACAAGCGATGGTAGGCGCCATTAATGAAGTCGTGATTCACAAAATCATTGTAGAAGATAAAAAAGACATAGAAGAATTGGCGCAATTGCTAAACCGTATTGCCGTCGGAACGTTTACCATGCTTGCTGAATTTAAAGGGGGGATGCGGTTGTAAGTGCCTTTTACAACAAAAAGACATTTAATCAAACATTTATTTAAATTAAAAGAAAAGGAGTTTTTATCATGGCAAACATAAAAGAAGTTTTTGATCAAATCAATACAGGCCTTAAGGAAGATCCCTCTCGGGCAGGAGGCGTGGAAGCTGTTTATCAGTTTAACTTGAGTGGAGATGAAGCCGGGACATTTCAGGTCATTCTGAACTCCGATGATGGCCGCGCGGAAGAAGGAGAAAAAGAAACACCGGATTGTACGCTGACGCTCGATTCCGATGATTTTATAAAAATGGCCGAAGGAGAATTGAACGGAACGGAAGCGTTTATGAGCGGACAGTTGCAAATCGACGGAGACATGGGATTGGCGCTGCGTCTCCAGGAAGTGTTGGAAGCGTATAACACCGAACAGCAATAACTTTTTCCTATTAATAGTAGGTTCATGTCGGTGAAGCAGTAGTATGTGTAGCCGACTTATTTTTAAACAGGAAGGGGGCTCCGTGGATGAATTTAAGTAAAATTTGGCGGGAAAACGTTGATGAGTACGGGGAGTATCCCATCCTTATCTATGAAGGGGAGGAATATACAAACGTGCGCTTGGATGAAGCTTCTTCACAATTGGCGCACACACTAAGATACATGGGTGTGGAAAAGGGAGACCGTGTCGTTGTTACGATGCCGAATTGTCCCGAAGTCGTTATCGCATTCGGCGGTGTCATAAAAAACGGTTCGGCAGTGGTCCCCGTCATGCCGCTTTTGCAAGCACAGGAACTCCGTTATATATTGGAAGATTGCACACCGAAGGTAGTTTTAACGACAAACATGTTGTTTTCAAAAGTGCAAGAAGCAAGCACCGGACTCTCGTCTCCCCCGAAAATTTTTACTTTGGAAGAACCGGAATATGAGAATTCTTTGCAAAAAACAATGCAAAAAGCTTCAACGGAAACGCCCGACGTGAACATCCATGAAGAAGACCTGGCTGCATTATTGTACACGGCAGGAACAACCGGTGCTCCGAAAGGTGTTTCTCTGTCCCATAAAAACCTTTATTCCAACGCGGTTGCTGCTTCAAAAAAAGCAGAAATTCTCAAACTTAAAACGGGACGGGTCAGTCTGAGCATCCTTCCTTTTTCCCACGCTTTCGGATATACAATGATGAATGTTGCGTTCATGCTTGGGGATAAAAATGTGCTTCTTCCGCATTTTGAACCTGTGAAAGTGCTGGAGGCGATCGAAACATACAAAGTCACCCACTCGGCAATGGTGCCCGCTATGTTTCACGCGCTATACCATCATCCGGATGCACACAATTATGATACCTCGACATTTTTTGCTTGTATATCCGGATCGGCTGCGCTTCCCAAACCGTTAGCGGAAGGATTCCAAAAAAAATTCGGCTGTATCATCATGGAAGGATATGGGTTATCGGAAGCTGCGCCGATTGTAACAGCAACAGATCCACGGAAAAAAATTAAATCCGGATCCGTCGGGCAGCCGCTGCCGGGCATTGAAGTTGCGATCGTCGATGAAAGTGGCCGTCGGTTGCCTGCAAATGAAGTCGGGGAGTTAATCGTCTCCGGTCCCAATGTGCTGAAAGGGTACCACGGAAAGCCGGAAGAAACAGGGAAAGTGTTGAAAGATGGATGGTTGTACACCGGAGATATGGCCAAAATCGATGAAGAAAATTATGTGTTCATCGTCGACCGCAAAAAGGATGTCATTATTCGCGGGGGGTTTAATATCTATCCGAAAGACCTGGAAGAGTTGTTATTAAGCCATTCCGAGGTATCTGAGGTGGGCGTAATCGGTGTCCCTTCTGAAAAAATGGGGGAAGAAGTCGGCGCTTATGTTGTGAAAAAACGTGGCTCCGATATAGGAGAAGAGGAGTTGATCGCTTTCTCCCAGGAACATTTAGCGAAGTACAAAACCCCTCGATTTTTGAAAATCGCTGGCTACCTCCCGAAAAATGTTATCGGGAAGACAGATAAAAAGAAACTTCGCGAATGGGCGAAAGAATTTCAGACAGCATCGAATTAATGGTCATCTATACAAAACTGAAAAAGGAGGAGTGCCCATTGATCTCATTTTCCCCTACCGAAGATGAATCAGCATTCGTTGACGTTGCCCAAGGGTTTGCGAAAGATGTCATTCGCCCCATGGCGAGGGATTGTGAAAATAATCGAGCGGTTGATGCCGAGATTATCGCGAAAGCAGAGGAGATTGGCGTAGCTTCGCTCGAATTTCCCGAGCATTGGGATGGGCTAGAATTGCCCTTAATTTCCCAGGCGCAAATGTTCCAAGCCCTCAGTTACGGGGATCTGGCGGTGGTTCAAGGTTTGCCGGGTGCCGGGGATGCAGCCTCTATCATTCGGCTGGATCCGGAAAGTCCGGTGTTTGATGCTTACAAAAAAGCCGGACAGAGAGGCGTTTGGCCGAATGTTGCTTTTATCGATGCATTCAATAAGGAGGAACCTTGGGCGGAAGAGATGCAAATCAATAAAAATGGCAATGGTTATACATTAAACGGTGTTTCCCACCCGGTACGTTTGGGAGCAGAGGCCGAATATGTGGCTGTGGCTGCCGTCGATACGGATGATGAACCGGTAGTGTTATGGCTCCAAAATCCTCCTGGGGGCGAGCGTTGGAGTGTCAAAGCCGGAGACTATCGTCTTGGGCTGTTAAGCGCAGGCCTTGCTAAACTCCAATTTGATGATGCCGGAATTCAAGCGGACGAGGTGCTCGCCCAAGGCGATGAGGCTCGTGAATTGATTACACAGGGACAGACACGTATTCGAGTATTACAGGCGGCTAAAGCTGTTGGTTTAATGGAAGCCGCGCTTGAATATGCCACGGAATACACCGCCGAACGCAAGGCATTCGGCAAAGTGATCGCGCAATTTCAAGGGGTATCCTTTAAAATCGCGAAAATGGCGATTGAAACGAGAATTGTAAACCACCTCGTCTGGGACGCGGCAACTAAAGTGGACGCAGGCAAGAAGGATGCCGTTGAAGCGTCTTTGCGGGCCTTGTATCGAGCCCATCGCTCCTCGCTTTTTGTTACGGACGCAGCTGTTCAAATGCTTGGTGGACACGGATTTGTCGATGAATTCCCGGTGGAGAAATGGGCTCGTGACGCCCAGGCGCAAGCCGGTCTGTATGGTCGGGGACACGATTTGATTACTCGTCGCGGTGAACGGATTGTAAACGAAGCAACTGGGGCGAAGAGGGGAGTGCTGCAATGATCTCGTTTGAGTTATCGCAACAACAAAAACAAATTCAGCAAATGACCCATTGGTTCGCGAAAAATGAAATAAGACCGATTGCGATGGAAGCGGATCGCCTGGAGCGTGTACCGGATGATTGGCTGGATAAAGTGAATAAAATGGGGGTTCATCTGAACACGTCATCGTTTGGCGGTGGCGGCGGGAAAAACAAATCCTCGAAAAAGAAAGAATCGAAAGAAAAAGAAGGAAATCGCATGGGTGTTTTGGCTACCGAAGAAATGGCCTGGGGTTGCCCGGCGGTTGCCTTATCGCTCCCCGGTGCCGGCCTTGGAGGTCCGCCCGTGCAAAGCAGCGGTACGCCGGAACAAAAAGAACGTTTTCTATCGATTTTTACAAAAGATGAACCTCGCTGGGGCGCATACGCATTGACGGAGCCTGAAGCAGGTTCGGATGCATCAGGTGTGCGTACATCTGCCGAAAAAGTGGATGGCGGTTACGTGTTAAATGGACAAAAGATTTTCATTACCAATGGCGGACGCGCGTCCTGGGTCGTCGTGTTCGCCACCGTTGACCCGAGTCTTGGCCGTGCAGGACAGCGGGCATTCGTCGTTGAGAAAGGGACTCCGGGATTCTCGTGCTCACGCTTGGCCCATAAAATGGGACTTCGTGCGAATGAGACGGCGGAATTACTGCTGGAAGATTGCTTTATCCCTTATGAAAACCTCCTGGGTGGAGAAGAGCTTTATGAACAGAACAGCAACAGTACAAGCCCGTCCGGGTTTCAAGTGGCGATGAAGACGTTCGACAGCACCCGTCCTATTGTCGCGGCGATGGCTGTTGGAATTGCACGCGCTGCTTATGAATATACGGTCGATATCGTGCAAAAGGAGTATCCGAAACAAGGCCGTTATTTTTCATTAGCCGCACAGACATTGGCTGAAGCGGAACAGGATATCGATGCCGCGCGATTACTTACATGGGAAGCGGCCTGGAAAGCGGACGTCGGAAAGGAAAATGCTAAAGAAGCAGCCATGTGCAAAGCGTACGCCGGGCAAATGGCACATGATGTCACCGTGAAATGCCTGGAACTTCTGGGTCCCGTCGGCTTGGATGGACACATTGTAGAGAAGCTTTTCCGCGATGTGAAAGTATTCGATATTTTCGAAGGAACCAATGAAGTCCAGCATCTCGTAACGGCTCGACGTCAATATCAACCTTATGGAATCAGGGTTTAGGGAGTGAATATATGGCTTACGAAACCATTCAAGTAGAGAAAAAAGATAAGGGTGTCACTTGGATAACCATTGATAATCCTCCCGCCAATGCCATCGGCGATCAATTGATGGAAGAGCTCGTGAACGTGGCCGAAGAACTGGAAAAAGACAAAGACGTTCGTGTGATCGTCTTAACGTCCGCACATGAAAAAACGTTTCTCGCCGGTGCGGACTTGAAAGGGATGATGCAAGGCGGCGGGAAAGGAGAAAGTATCGCGGAAAAAAGCGGAAGAATGCAAGCCTGTTTTGACCGGTTTGCCATACTTGAGAAACCGGTTGTCGCCGCGATTAATGGTCATGCTCTAGGCGGAGGGTGTGAATTGGCGCTTGCCTGTGACTTCCGGATTATGTCCAAAGGGAAAATCGGTTTAACGGAAACGAATCTCGGTTTGATTCCGGGGGCTGGCGGCACACAACGAATGACAAGGCTGTTGGGTCGTGCGAAAGCGATCGATTTGATTTTTAATGCGAGGCGATTGGAGCCGGAAGAAG harbors:
- a CDS encoding MBL fold metallo-hydrolase, which encodes MNNKRIKKWKHEQVEIIKISVHPYVPLISVYLYYVDGMLIDTGPSKRRRALAPVFRSREIEQVAITHYHEDHSGMAPWIARNVTTKIFTHEKTIPIARVTAKVPWYQELFTGRRLPFEAKPYPNVMETPKYHFYPIETPGHTADHVCLFEPRHGWLFTGDLYITPYPKVFLQDESMSAYIETLHKLNRLDYQTLFCAHEGVVQNGKEMMNRKLEYLERTRNEVLRMHRMGWKDQTIKKKLFPHKVKLEQRSFGTFSRMNMIRACIREQ
- a CDS encoding TetR/AcrR family transcriptional regulator, translating into MISLLYHHQPYEDPQNKILAAALHLYTGKGFRETSVLEVVERARVSKTTFYHFFNSKEDLLIQLFQSLLEEVLKEVKQTAALETHIAHKSFAGIRRYLQICNDHRPVARLLLVSSSGLSPEVEEVRHKAHVEFATFIYESVRAEPNQMKRLSDDQIHTAAQAMVGAINEVVIHKIIVEDKKDIEELAQLLNRIAVGTFTMLAEFKGGMRL
- a CDS encoding SCP2 sterol-binding domain-containing protein, yielding MANIKEVFDQINTGLKEDPSRAGGVEAVYQFNLSGDEAGTFQVILNSDDGRAEEGEKETPDCTLTLDSDDFIKMAEGELNGTEAFMSGQLQIDGDMGLALRLQEVLEAYNTEQQ
- a CDS encoding class I adenylate-forming enzyme family protein, whose product is MNLSKIWRENVDEYGEYPILIYEGEEYTNVRLDEASSQLAHTLRYMGVEKGDRVVVTMPNCPEVVIAFGGVIKNGSAVVPVMPLLQAQELRYILEDCTPKVVLTTNMLFSKVQEASTGLSSPPKIFTLEEPEYENSLQKTMQKASTETPDVNIHEEDLAALLYTAGTTGAPKGVSLSHKNLYSNAVAASKKAEILKLKTGRVSLSILPFSHAFGYTMMNVAFMLGDKNVLLPHFEPVKVLEAIETYKVTHSAMVPAMFHALYHHPDAHNYDTSTFFACISGSAALPKPLAEGFQKKFGCIIMEGYGLSEAAPIVTATDPRKKIKSGSVGQPLPGIEVAIVDESGRRLPANEVGELIVSGPNVLKGYHGKPEETGKVLKDGWLYTGDMAKIDEENYVFIVDRKKDVIIRGGFNIYPKDLEELLLSHSEVSEVGVIGVPSEKMGEEVGAYVVKKRGSDIGEEELIAFSQEHLAKYKTPRFLKIAGYLPKNVIGKTDKKKLREWAKEFQTASN
- a CDS encoding acyl-CoA dehydrogenase family protein yields the protein MGERISDSIELMVIYTKLKKEECPLISFSPTEDESAFVDVAQGFAKDVIRPMARDCENNRAVDAEIIAKAEEIGVASLEFPEHWDGLELPLISQAQMFQALSYGDLAVVQGLPGAGDAASIIRLDPESPVFDAYKKAGQRGVWPNVAFIDAFNKEEPWAEEMQINKNGNGYTLNGVSHPVRLGAEAEYVAVAAVDTDDEPVVLWLQNPPGGERWSVKAGDYRLGLLSAGLAKLQFDDAGIQADEVLAQGDEARELITQGQTRIRVLQAAKAVGLMEAALEYATEYTAERKAFGKVIAQFQGVSFKIAKMAIETRIVNHLVWDAATKVDAGKKDAVEASLRALYRAHRSSLFVTDAAVQMLGGHGFVDEFPVEKWARDAQAQAGLYGRGHDLITRRGERIVNEATGAKRGVLQ
- a CDS encoding acyl-CoA dehydrogenase family protein; amino-acid sequence: MISFELSQQQKQIQQMTHWFAKNEIRPIAMEADRLERVPDDWLDKVNKMGVHLNTSSFGGGGGKNKSSKKKESKEKEGNRMGVLATEEMAWGCPAVALSLPGAGLGGPPVQSSGTPEQKERFLSIFTKDEPRWGAYALTEPEAGSDASGVRTSAEKVDGGYVLNGQKIFITNGGRASWVVVFATVDPSLGRAGQRAFVVEKGTPGFSCSRLAHKMGLRANETAELLLEDCFIPYENLLGGEELYEQNSNSTSPSGFQVAMKTFDSTRPIVAAMAVGIARAAYEYTVDIVQKEYPKQGRYFSLAAQTLAEAEQDIDAARLLTWEAAWKADVGKENAKEAAMCKAYAGQMAHDVTVKCLELLGPVGLDGHIVEKLFRDVKVFDIFEGTNEVQHLVTARRQYQPYGIRV
- a CDS encoding enoyl-CoA hydratase/isomerase family protein translates to MAYETIQVEKKDKGVTWITIDNPPANAIGDQLMEELVNVAEELEKDKDVRVIVLTSAHEKTFLAGADLKGMMQGGGKGESIAEKSGRMQACFDRFAILEKPVVAAINGHALGGGCELALACDFRIMSKGKIGLTETNLGLIPGAGGTQRMTRLLGRAKAIDLIFNARRLEPEEALNIGLINQAVAPESLEAETTVFAEHLAEGAVQAMGLAKRAINNAEGSIEEGLKVEADAFAETLNTGEPSVGIQAFFQKKKPNFIK